In Polaribacter pacificus, the genomic window TTAAGCTTAGGCAAAATCAAATTGGTTGATTTTGGAGTCATAAAAAATTCTCTTTTAAAAGAATTCGGAATTAAACAAGAAGTTTTATTTGCAGATTTTAATTGGGATACTATTTTAAAGCTTTGTGGTAACAAAAATGTAAAAGTATCTGATTTGCCTAAATTTCCTGCAGTAAAAAGAGATTTAGCTTTATTGTTGGATAAAGGAAAAACATTTAAGGAGATATACAACTTGGCATTCCAATCAGAAAAAAACTTATTAAAAGAGGTTGATTTGTTTGATGTATATGAGGGTGATAAATTACCAGAAGGTAAAAAATCTTATGCCGTTAGTTTTGTGTTACAAGACCAAAACAAAACACTAGAAGACAAGCAGATTGATAAGATCATGCAAAAATTGCAAGCGACTTTTGAGAAAAACTTAGAAGCTGTTTTAAGATAAATTTTTAAGCTCCTTTTTGGAGCTTTTTTTATAAAATTATATATGTACAAATTACTGATTCGCCCAATCTTATTCTTATTCGATCCAGAAAAAGTTCATTATTTTACTTTTTCAGTTATTAAGTTCTTGCATAAAATACCTTTTGTACCGGGTATCATAAGAAGTATGTATCAAGTAAACGATAAGAAACTTGAACGGACAGTGTTTGGAATAAGCTTTAAGAACCCCGTGGGTTTAGCAGCAGGATTTGACAAAAATGCGGTACTATACAATGAACTCGCAAATTTTGGTTTTGGTTTTATTGAAATAGGAACTGTGACGCCAAAAGGACAAATAGGGAATCCTAAAAAGCGATTGTTCCGTTTAAAAGATGATCGTGGAATCATCAATAGAATGGGATTTAATAATGACGGAATTGAAGCAGCTATCACCAACTTAAAAAAGAATAAAGGTCAAGTTATTATTGGTGGTAACTTAGGGAAAAACACAGCAACCTTACCCGAGAATTACACAGAAGATTATTGCGAGGTTTTTACAGCATTACACCCCTATGTAGATTATTTTGTGCTAAATGTTAGTTGTCCTAATGTGGGTAGCCATGCAAAACTAAATGACAAAGATTATTTGGTAGAGTTAATTTCTGCTGTTCAGCAAATAAACAATCAGCAAGAAAAACAAAAACCAATTTTGCTAAAAATCGCCCCAGATTTAAATACGATTCAATTAGATGAAATTATAGACCTGATTGCAGAAACTAAAATTGATGGTGTGATTGCATCAAATACATCCACAACTAGGGATAATTTAAAAGCAACTACTCAACGTTTAGCTGATATTGGAAATGGTGGTGTTAGCGGACAACCAATTAAAAGTCAGAGTACTAAAGTAATTAAGTATTTGGCAGATACCTCTAATAAATCTTTTCCAATCATTGGAGTAGGAGGGATTCATTCTGCAGAAGACGCTTTAGAGAAAATAAAAGCCGGTGCAGATTTGGTACAAGTATACACCGGATTTATTTATGAAGGCCCTAGTTTGATTAAGAAAATCAATAAAGCTATTTTAAAACACTAATAGTTGGTTTATGATAGAAATATTGGTATCGTTTGCGCTTGCTACAACAGCATTAGCCTTTTCTCCCGGACCAGACAATATGTATGTGTTAACACAAAGCATTGTCAATGGTAAAAAGTATGGTTTGGCTACTGTTTACGGATTAATTTCTGGGTGCATTGTGCACACTACTTTATTAGCTTTTGGGGTTTCTGCTATTATTCAACAAAGTAATTCTTTGTTTTTTGCACTTAAATTATTTGGAGCGTTCTATTTGATTTATTTAGCATATAAAGTGTATAAATCTGATGCTTCTATTGCTTTTTCTGAAGCTAATGTGGCAAAAAAATCAACCACACAGTTGTTTAAACAAGGTTTTATAATGAATGTGTTAAACCCCAAAGTATCTATTTTTTTCTTGGCTTTTTTTCCTGGTTTTTTATTCAGTGATTCACTGAGTACTGTAGTGCAATTTTATGTGCTAGGGCTTATATTTATGATCGTTTCTCTTCTTATATTTTCTACTATAGCTATTTTGGCGGGTAAAATTTCGACCTATATTAAAAGCCACAATAATGTTGGTTTGTATTTAAAATGGACGCAGATTGTGGTATTTATTGCAATTGCCATTTTTATTATGGTCTAAGTGCTTTACCTTTAGACGGCTACATTTTCTTGAAATTCACACTTTTTTGGATGATCTTTTATTGTATATTTGAACGATGAATCGCGTTAAAATTATAGAATGTCCGAGAGATGCTATGCAGGGAATAAAATCTCATTTTATCCCTACAGAAATAAAGGCTTCATATATCAATGCATTGCTGCGAGTAGGCTTTGATACGATAGATTTTGGGAGTTTTGTTTCTCCAAAAGCGATTCCTCAAATGAGAGATACAGCCGCAGTTTTATCTCAATTAGATCTTTCTGAAACCAGAAGTAAATTATTGGCAATTATAGCCAATGTAAGAGGTGCAGAAGATGCTGCACAGTTTGAAGAGATAGATTACTTAGGCTATCCGTTTTCAATATCAGAAAATTTTCAAATGCGTAATACGCATAAAACCATTGCAGAATCTATTGAGACATTAGATGAAATTCTAAACATCGCAAACAAGTCTAATAAAGAGGTAGTCGCTTACCTTTCTATGGGATTTGGAAATCCATATGGAGATCCTTGGAATGTTGAAATTGTAGGAGAATGGACAGAAAAATTATCCAAAATGGGCGTTAAGATCTTATCGCTTTCAGATACAATTGGTAGTTCTACTCCAGACATTATCTCTTATTTGTTTTCTAATTTGATACCTGCATATCCTCAAATTGAATTTGGAGCTCACTTACACACAACTCCTACCACATGGCATGAAAAAGTAGATGCTGCCTATAAAGCTGGCTGTTTGCGTTTTGATGGTGCTATTATGGGCTATGGTGGTTGCCCTATGGCAAAAGATGAATTAACGGGCAATATGCCGACTGAAAAATTAGTGTCTTATTTTACCAAAGAAAAAGCAGAGACCCATATTAAACCCATGAGTTTTGAAAGTGCTTATAATGTGGCTTTAAACGTTTTTAACTAAGGTAGAGGTACAAAGGTGAGGAGGTTCAAACCTGACTGCCGATTACCTGTTGGAGGCATGGCAGGCTGAGGTTCAAAAAGGCAGCGATGTTAGGTTTCGTGTTTGTTTAAAGAAAGTCAAAATTTTAAAAGTTATCTTAAAATGAAATTTACAAAAGCATTATTTTTTTGTGTGTCAATAGCTGCTCTATTTTCTTGTAATCAGGATGATGGAAAAATTGATTTTACTTTTTTACAGCTTAATGACGTTTATGAGATTGCTCCCATACAAGGTGGAGAATATGGAGGGATGGCTCGTGTTGCAACAGTACATGAGCAATTATTAAAAGAAAATAGCAATACATTTATGTTTGTTGCTGGAGATTTTTTAAATCCATCTTTATTAGGGACCATACAATATCAAGGAGAGCGTATCCGTGGCAAGCAGATGATCGAAACAATGAATGCGATGGGAGTAGATCTAGTGGCTTTTGGTAATCATGAATTTGATTTAAGTGCAACTGATCTCCAAAAGCGTTTAGATGAAAGTAATTTTAACTGGATTTCTGGTAATGTTTTACAAAATAAAGATGGTGTTCTTTCACCTTTTTCAAACAAACACAATAAAGTTGGGGATACCTTTATTAAAGAATTTTCGGATGCAGATGGAACCACAATTAAGATTGGTTTTATAAGTGTTTGTGTTCCTTCTAATCCCAGAGATTATGTTGCGTACAAAGATGTTTTTAAAGAAGCAGAACGTTCTTATGCAGATTTAAAAGACAAGGTAGATGTTGTTTTTGGACTCACCCATGTGACTATTGCTCAAGATCTTGAAATTGCAAAACGACTTCCTAATATTCCTTTGATTATGGGTGGGCATGAGCATACAAATATGCTGATTCCACAAGGAGATTCTTTTGTGGCAAAAGCGGATGCAAATGCCAAAACCGTTTACGTTCATAAAATTAGTTATGATAAGAAAACCAAAAAGACTAGCATTCAATCAGTCTTAAAAGAGATCAACTCAGATATTGTAGAAAATGAGCAAACAGCTGTTGTTGTTAATAAATGGCAGGGCATTTTAAAGAAAAAGATCAAAGAGATTATAGACAAGCCAGAAGAAATAATTTTAAATGCTCAAACACCATTAGATGGAAGAGACAAACCGATTAGAAGCATTCAGACCAATTTAGGTGTCTTAATCACAAAATCTATGTCTTATGCTTTTGATGATGCTGTGGATTGTGCTTTGGTTAATGGAGGATCAATTAGAATTGATGATGAGCTAGAAGGAGCAATTACTCCTGTAGATATTTTTAGGGTATTGCCTTATGGTGGTGCTGTTTTAAAAGTTAAATTGAAAGGGAGTCTGTTACTAAAAGTATTGGATTTTAGAGAAAAAGCGAAAGGGACTGGTGCTTATTTGCAGCGATATAATGTACAAAAGAAAAACAAAGGGTGGTATGTACAATCAAAACCAATCAACCCTAATAAAATTTATACTGTAGCTTTTTCAGATTACCTGCTAAAAGGCTACGACATTCCTTTTCTGACCGAAGAAAATAAAGAAGTAGTTTCTGTTTATAAACCAACAGGAACAGAAAAATCATTTGATATTAGAAATTCAATCATTTTATACCTAAAATCTTTAAAGTAAGATAGTTATTTGTTAGGTTTCATTTTTATTTAAATTAATTCTAAATAATTTTTTTATTCTTATTTATGTTCTTATTTTTGCGCAAATATTATTAAATTATTTATAACTAGTCTAAATTAATGAAATATATTATATTTTTATTCGCCCTTTTTGTTGGTTCAAATCTTTTTAGTCAAAACCAACAAAATCAACAGAATACCGCACAAAGAATTTTGTCTGGAAATATTAATACTAAAGGAGTAACCGTTGGTGGTTATGGTGAAATTACCTACAATCGACCTTCAGGAAAAAACGCAGAACTAGATGTTCAGAGACTTGTGTTATTGTTTGGTTACAAATTTGACGATCGTACTCAATTTGTAACGGAAATAGAATTTGAGCATGTAAAAGAGGTCTATGTTGAACAAGCCTTTTTGCAATACAGTTTAAATGATCAGGTGAATTTGAGAGCTGGTTTAATGTTAGTTCCGATGGGAATTATCAATGAGTACCATGAGCCAACCACATTTAATGGAGTTGAGAGACCAAGCATGGATGTCGCGATTGTACCTACAACTTGGAGGGAAATTGGTATAGGTGTCGCAGGAAAATCAGCTGCTGCATCTTTACGTTATCAACTTTATGTTTTTAATGGTTTTCAATCGACACTTTCTGACGAAAATGGAACTATTATTAGCGGACAACTCGGAGGTAGTAGTGGGTTGCGTGGAGGAAGGCAAAAGGGCATCAAATCTAATTTCAACAATATCAATTTTTCAGGAAAATTAGATTATTATGGTTTACCAGGACTGCGTTTAGGACTCTCCGGCTATTTCGGTAGAACACAATCTCCAAAAGATGTCGAAGCTGTTGCAGGAGCAGATATAGGAATTTCTATGATAGGTCTTGACGCTCGATATGCAAAACAACGATTTAGTGTAAGAGGACAATTTGTTCGAGGTGCCTTATCAGATACCGAATCATATAACTTGGCCACTGGTAAAGATTTAGGAAGCATACTTCAGGGGTATTACTTAGAAACTGGCTATAATTTGTTAGCACTTCAAAAAAAGCAACAACTTATTGGTTTTGTTAGATATGAAGATTATAATACCCATGCTTCAACAGCAGGAAATTTAGTTGAAAATGATACATATAATAGGCAAGAGTGGACTTTTGGATTGAGTTATTTAATAGCAAATGGGGCGGTTGTTAAAGCAGATTACCAGTTAAAGGATAATGCAGCAAATAAACAAACAAA contains:
- a CDS encoding quinone-dependent dihydroorotate dehydrogenase; amino-acid sequence: MYKLLIRPILFLFDPEKVHYFTFSVIKFLHKIPFVPGIIRSMYQVNDKKLERTVFGISFKNPVGLAAGFDKNAVLYNELANFGFGFIEIGTVTPKGQIGNPKKRLFRLKDDRGIINRMGFNNDGIEAAITNLKKNKGQVIIGGNLGKNTATLPENYTEDYCEVFTALHPYVDYFVLNVSCPNVGSHAKLNDKDYLVELISAVQQINNQQEKQKPILLKIAPDLNTIQLDEIIDLIAETKIDGVIASNTSTTRDNLKATTQRLADIGNGGVSGQPIKSQSTKVIKYLADTSNKSFPIIGVGGIHSAEDALEKIKAGADLVQVYTGFIYEGPSLIKKINKAILKH
- a CDS encoding LysE family translocator yields the protein MIEILVSFALATTALAFSPGPDNMYVLTQSIVNGKKYGLATVYGLISGCIVHTTLLAFGVSAIIQQSNSLFFALKLFGAFYLIYLAYKVYKSDASIAFSEANVAKKSTTQLFKQGFIMNVLNPKVSIFFLAFFPGFLFSDSLSTVVQFYVLGLIFMIVSLLIFSTIAILAGKISTYIKSHNNVGLYLKWTQIVVFIAIAIFIMV
- a CDS encoding hydroxymethylglutaryl-CoA lyase, translated to MNRVKIIECPRDAMQGIKSHFIPTEIKASYINALLRVGFDTIDFGSFVSPKAIPQMRDTAAVLSQLDLSETRSKLLAIIANVRGAEDAAQFEEIDYLGYPFSISENFQMRNTHKTIAESIETLDEILNIANKSNKEVVAYLSMGFGNPYGDPWNVEIVGEWTEKLSKMGVKILSLSDTIGSSTPDIISYLFSNLIPAYPQIEFGAHLHTTPTTWHEKVDAAYKAGCLRFDGAIMGYGGCPMAKDELTGNMPTEKLVSYFTKEKAETHIKPMSFESAYNVALNVFN
- a CDS encoding bifunctional metallophosphatase/5'-nucleotidase, producing MKFTKALFFCVSIAALFSCNQDDGKIDFTFLQLNDVYEIAPIQGGEYGGMARVATVHEQLLKENSNTFMFVAGDFLNPSLLGTIQYQGERIRGKQMIETMNAMGVDLVAFGNHEFDLSATDLQKRLDESNFNWISGNVLQNKDGVLSPFSNKHNKVGDTFIKEFSDADGTTIKIGFISVCVPSNPRDYVAYKDVFKEAERSYADLKDKVDVVFGLTHVTIAQDLEIAKRLPNIPLIMGGHEHTNMLIPQGDSFVAKADANAKTVYVHKISYDKKTKKTSIQSVLKEINSDIVENEQTAVVVNKWQGILKKKIKEIIDKPEEIILNAQTPLDGRDKPIRSIQTNLGVLITKSMSYAFDDAVDCALVNGGSIRIDDELEGAITPVDIFRVLPYGGAVLKVKLKGSLLLKVLDFREKAKGTGAYLQRYNVQKKNKGWYVQSKPINPNKIYTVAFSDYLLKGYDIPFLTEENKEVVSVYKPTGTEKSFDIRNSIILYLKSLK
- a CDS encoding porin, with the protein product MKYIIFLFALFVGSNLFSQNQQNQQNTAQRILSGNINTKGVTVGGYGEITYNRPSGKNAELDVQRLVLLFGYKFDDRTQFVTEIEFEHVKEVYVEQAFLQYSLNDQVNLRAGLMLVPMGIINEYHEPTTFNGVERPSMDVAIVPTTWREIGIGVAGKSAAASLRYQLYVFNGFQSTLSDENGTIISGQLGGSSGLRGGRQKGIKSNFNNINFSGKLDYYGLPGLRLGLSGYFGRTQSPKDVEAVAGADIGISMIGLDARYAKQRFSVRGQFVRGALSDTESYNLATGKDLGSILQGYYLETGYNLLALQKKQQLIGFVRYEDYNTHASTAGNLVENDTYNRQEWTFGLSYLIANGAVVKADYQLKDNAANKQTNQLNFGIGVWF